A region of Rhizobium grahamii DNA encodes the following proteins:
- a CDS encoding DNA-3-methyladenine glycosylase I produces the protein MSETGIIIGEDGKARCHWHGNLPDYLRYHDEEWGRPVTNDIRLFEKICLEGFQSGLSWLTILRKRENFRAAFAGFDFEKVARFDDHDIERCVADAGIIRHRGKIVSTINNAKRAIELRDEFGSLAHYFWSFEPGHNDRPKVVDRATLVANPTTPTSVLISKNLKKRGWTFVGPTTVYAFMQAMGLVNDHLEGCFCRTEVEAMRAVLVRP, from the coding sequence ATGAGCGAAACAGGCATCATCATCGGTGAGGACGGCAAGGCTCGCTGCCACTGGCACGGCAACCTGCCGGATTATCTGCGCTACCACGACGAGGAGTGGGGTCGTCCTGTCACGAATGACATTCGCCTCTTCGAGAAGATCTGCCTTGAAGGATTTCAGTCGGGGCTTTCGTGGCTGACCATCCTGCGCAAGCGGGAGAATTTCCGGGCTGCCTTCGCCGGCTTCGATTTCGAGAAGGTGGCGCGTTTCGACGATCATGACATCGAGCGCTGCGTCGCCGACGCCGGGATCATCCGCCATCGCGGTAAGATCGTTTCGACCATCAACAATGCCAAGCGCGCGATCGAGCTTCGCGACGAGTTCGGCTCTCTCGCCCATTATTTCTGGAGCTTCGAGCCCGGTCACAACGACCGGCCGAAGGTGGTTGACCGCGCGACGCTCGTGGCGAACCCGACCACGCCGACCTCCGTTCTTATATCCAAGAATTTGAAGAAGCGCGGCTGGACCTTTGTCGGCCCCACCACAGTTTACGCCTTCATGCAGGCTATGGGTCTCGTCAACGATCATCTGGAAGGATGCTTTTGCCGCACCGAAGTAGAGGCGATGCGCGCCGTGTTGGTGCGACCATGA